A stretch of DNA from Microlunatus sp. Gsoil 973:
ACGCGAGCTGGGTGCACGGGTCAGGTATCACACCCCGTCGTCGATACCGGATGAGCCGGACTTCGCCGAATCGTCCTTCGGCGATCTCAGCGACCTGGAGGATGCCGAACTGTTGATCATCTACACCCGCTTCCGGAGACTCCCGGACGATGAGATGAAAGCCCTGGAGTCCTTCCTCGAACGTGGGGGAGCCGTCGTCGGACTGCGCACCTCGACCCATGCCTTCCGGTTCGCCCCCGAGGAGCCGTGGGCCGACTGGAACCTCGGTTTCGGGCGAGACGTGCTCGGTTCACCGTGGATCAGCCACCACGGCCACGACTCCAGCACGGAGGTGACCCTGCGCGCCGACGCTCCGGTCGAGTTCGTCAGAGGGCTACCCGACCAATTCCACGTCCGCTCCTGGCTCTATCACACCGAGCTGCAACCGTGGTGCCGGCCGATTCTCGACGGCGCTCCCGTCGATCCACAGTGCCCGCCGACGCCGGGGCCCGTCGCCTGGTATGGGGAACCGGACAATCGACGCCGTTTCTACACCAGTCTCGGACATGCCGAGGACCTCCAGCAGGAACCCGTCCGACGGTTGCTGTGCAACGCCGTCGGCTGGGCCGTCGGGATATCATGATCACCGCCGCAGGGACGGCGGTCGAGCTGTCCTACACGGACACCGGGAGCGGTCCGGCGGTCATCCTGATCATGGGCCTCAACGCGTCCGGCGCTGCATGGCAGCCGCACGTTGAGCAATGGGAGCGCTCGTTCCGCTGCATCGTCCCCGACAATCGGGGCGCCGGTGCCTCGCCGGCGACTCCAGGTCCGTACCGAACCGCCGAGCTTGCCGAGGACTATGCCGACCTGATCGGCCGACTGGATCTCGGTGCCTGCAAGGTCGTCGGCATCTCCATGGGCGGCGCGATCGCTCAGGAGCTGGCGTTGAACCACCCGGAGCTGGTCGAGCGGCTTGTCCTTGTCGCCACCTGGGCGGGGCCGGACGCCTATGTCGCAGACGTACTGCGAGGGATCGGCAGGATCCGGACGCTTGCCGAGGAAGCCACCTTCACCAGCCATCTGCAGACCCTGATCTGGACGCCACGCTGGTTCGCCGGTCACCACCAGGACCTGCTGGCCGCCCGCAAGGTTCCGCCGGACGTCGGCGTCGCGCCCTTGCAGGCGCAGATCGACGCCTGCCTGCGGCACGACACCCGAGGCCGACTCGGCCGGATCGCTGCGCCGACCCTGGTCACCGCGGGAGGTGAGGACCGGTTCATCCCGCGGCACCTCTCCCGGGAGGTTGCCGATGCCATTCCCGACGCACGGTACGAACTGTTCGAGCGAACCGGACATGTTCATCACTGGGAGGAACTGGGCCGATTCAACGACCTTGTCGAGGAGTTCCTGTCATGATCGAACACAAACCGGATGCCGGGGCGAAGACACTTTCCGACCTGCGTTACGCCTGTCAGACCTACAGCTGGCAAATGAACCTGGCCACCTATCGCGGACGATTGGATCACATGATCTCCACCGCCGCGAAGGCTGGTTTCAGAGGATTCGAGCCGGAGGTGGTGATGTTGGGCGACGATTGGAGCCCGGCCGAACTCAAGGACACGCTCGACCGGCACGGTCTCGAGCTGGCCGCGCTTGTTCTGGTCGAACCGTGGCGGGGAGACCAGGAGTCTCCGGCCGAACGCGGCGACGCCGATACAGTGATCGATTGTGTCGCCGCGATCCCGGGCGCCAAGATCATCCTGTGTCCGGCACC
This window harbors:
- a CDS encoding alpha/beta fold hydrolase — encoded protein: MITAAGTAVELSYTDTGSGPAVILIMGLNASGAAWQPHVEQWERSFRCIVPDNRGAGASPATPGPYRTAELAEDYADLIGRLDLGACKVVGISMGGAIAQELALNHPELVERLVLVATWAGPDAYVADVLRGIGRIRTLAEEATFTSHLQTLIWTPRWFAGHHQDLLAARKVPPDVGVAPLQAQIDACLRHDTRGRLGRIAAPTLVTAGGEDRFIPRHLSREVADAIPDARYELFERTGHVHHWEELGRFNDLVEEFLS
- a CDS encoding ThuA domain-containing protein — encoded protein: MPSQIVMLAGEPEYRSHLTMRPIASLMERELGARVRYHTPSSIPDEPDFAESSFGDLSDLEDAELLIIYTRFRRLPDDEMKALESFLERGGAVVGLRTSTHAFRFAPEEPWADWNLGFGRDVLGSPWISHHGHDSSTEVTLRADAPVEFVRGLPDQFHVRSWLYHTELQPWCRPILDGAPVDPQCPPTPGPVAWYGEPDNRRRFYTSLGHAEDLQQEPVRRLLCNAVGWAVGIS